In Allocoprobacillus halotolerans, a genomic segment contains:
- a CDS encoding DEAD/DEAH box helicase family protein — MNCQDILEFKGSWRNYQQKVLDQLDIMSHDRKVHIVSAPGSGKTTLGIEIIRRLNQPVLILVPTITIRQQWVARINEAF, encoded by the coding sequence GATATATTAGAATTTAAGGGGAGCTGGAGAAATTATCAACAAAAAGTATTGGATCAGTTAGATATTATGAGTCATGATCGAAAGGTTCATATTGTATCAGCGCCAGGCTCAGGAAAAACAACTTTAGGGATTGAAATTATCAGACGTTTAAATCAACCAGTATTGATACTTGTTCCAACAATTACTATTCGTCAACAGTGGGTAGCAAGAATCAATGAAGCTTTTTAA